One stretch of Eggerthella lenta DSM 2243 DNA includes these proteins:
- a CDS encoding MetQ/NlpA family ABC transporter substrate-binding protein: MTIRTASHETPAGSRSSRARRAAAALVACLAVALLILPGCTSTGGSNAETIRVGVCAGPYQDMFEQAIEPSLTEQGYSVKYVEFSDYVQPNNALADGEIDLNLFQHATYLESFSKQHNLDLASIVEVPTAAMGVFLGKAGSLDQLPPNATVAIPNDDTNLSRALRVLQQAGLITLDASVDPAKAGVNNIAENPRGLSFQQVNAEVLPTVLDSVDVAVINGNYAIGAGLDLADAAYVEQLSEGYYNVIAVQGADADAEFAQAVKGIVQSDAFKSVIDDPDNIFAGFGKPSSY, from the coding sequence ATGACTATCCGCACCGCTTCACATGAAACCCCCGCCGGATCGCGCTCGTCGCGAGCCCGCCGCGCCGCCGCAGCCCTTGTCGCCTGCTTGGCCGTCGCCCTGCTCATCCTGCCCGGCTGTACGTCGACCGGCGGCTCCAATGCCGAAACTATCCGAGTCGGCGTGTGCGCAGGACCCTATCAAGACATGTTCGAGCAGGCCATCGAACCCTCTCTGACCGAGCAGGGCTACTCGGTTAAGTACGTCGAATTCTCCGACTACGTGCAGCCGAACAATGCTCTGGCCGACGGCGAGATCGACCTCAACCTGTTCCAGCATGCGACCTATTTGGAGAGCTTCTCCAAACAGCACAACCTCGACCTCGCATCCATCGTCGAGGTGCCCACCGCCGCCATGGGCGTGTTCCTGGGCAAAGCCGGCTCGCTCGATCAACTGCCCCCGAACGCAACCGTCGCCATTCCCAATGACGACACCAACCTGTCGCGAGCGCTGCGCGTGCTGCAGCAGGCGGGCCTCATCACGCTGGATGCCTCCGTCGACCCCGCGAAAGCAGGGGTGAACAACATCGCGGAGAACCCGCGTGGCCTTTCCTTCCAGCAGGTCAACGCTGAAGTGCTGCCCACCGTGCTGGACAGCGTGGACGTCGCGGTGATCAACGGCAACTACGCCATCGGCGCCGGCCTCGACCTTGCCGACGCGGCTTACGTCGAGCAGCTGTCCGAGGGATACTACAACGTCATCGCCGTGCAGGGCGCCGATGCCGACGCCGAATTCGCCCAGGCTGTGAAAGGAATCGTGCAATCCGATGCGTTCAAAAGCGTCATCGACGACCCCGACAACATCTTCGCCGGCTTCGGCAAGCCCAGCTCGTACTAG
- a CDS encoding methionine ABC transporter ATP-binding protein, giving the protein MIELKNIQVEFSRDGASATAAVDDVSLTILEGEVFGIIGSSGAGKSTLVRTINLLQKPTSGDIVIDGASIVGQTGARLRETRCGIGMIFQHFNLWNAKTVYDNVAFPLKCARWSKQDIEERVVELLEFVNLEEKRDAYPQTLSGGQKQRVAIARALAANTRILLCDEPTSALDLETTKSVLDVLKRVNQQLGVTIVVITHELDVVKGICDRIAVMDGGRVVEQGETYEVFSNPQSEMLRGLVRHSQNFALPSGAFEQNGSIIKLTYAGENATEPVLFDAGKLFDVRLSILHGKIEYINEKPFGILYVRAEGANDQIDRATAHLRGQVEHLEVLKHAG; this is encoded by the coding sequence ATGATAGAGCTGAAGAACATCCAGGTCGAGTTTTCCCGAGACGGGGCTTCCGCCACCGCGGCCGTCGACGACGTGAGCCTGACCATCCTGGAAGGCGAGGTGTTCGGCATCATCGGGTCGAGCGGTGCCGGCAAGTCGACGCTTGTGCGCACCATCAACCTCCTGCAAAAGCCCACGTCGGGAGATATCGTGATCGACGGCGCATCCATCGTAGGGCAGACCGGCGCCCGTTTGCGCGAAACGCGCTGCGGCATCGGCATGATCTTCCAGCACTTCAACCTATGGAATGCCAAGACCGTCTACGACAACGTTGCCTTTCCTTTGAAGTGCGCCCGTTGGAGCAAGCAGGACATCGAGGAGCGCGTCGTCGAGCTGCTGGAGTTCGTGAACCTGGAGGAGAAGCGCGACGCGTACCCCCAAACGCTGAGCGGCGGACAGAAGCAGCGCGTGGCCATCGCACGCGCACTGGCCGCCAACACGCGCATCCTCCTGTGCGACGAGCCCACCAGCGCGCTCGATCTCGAAACCACAAAATCGGTGCTCGACGTGCTGAAACGCGTGAACCAGCAACTTGGCGTGACCATCGTGGTCATCACCCACGAGCTTGACGTGGTGAAAGGCATCTGCGACCGCATCGCAGTGATGGACGGCGGACGCGTGGTGGAGCAAGGCGAAACCTACGAGGTGTTCTCCAACCCGCAGTCCGAGATGCTGCGAGGCCTGGTGCGGCACTCCCAGAACTTCGCCCTGCCAAGCGGCGCGTTCGAGCAAAACGGCTCTATCATCAAGCTCACCTACGCGGGAGAAAACGCCACCGAACCCGTGCTATTCGATGCAGGGAAGCTGTTCGACGTGCGCCTTTCCATCCTGCACGGCAAGATCGAGTACATCAACGAGAAGCCCTTCGGCATTTTGTACGTGCGAGCCGAGGGCGCCAACGACCAAATCGACCGAGCGACCGCGCATCTGAGAGGGCAGGTCGAGCATCTGGAGGTGTTGAAGCATGCCGGATAA
- a CDS encoding methionine ABC transporter permease codes for MPDNISEILLEVGKTLGETAFMCSIALVIAIVAGGALGILLYASSTHLFINSPLLNKVLGATVNVVRSIPFLILLIFLLPLSALVVGTKIGTEAVVIPLAVAAVAFFARLSEASLAEVDKGMIEAAFASGAGKLRTMFCIVLPEAHVPLVKDITITAISLLGFSAMAGLVGGGGLGDLAYRYGYQRYNMGIMIACIAVLVVLVQIIQAAGDWYVNRIERRRS; via the coding sequence ATGCCGGATAACATCAGCGAGATTCTACTCGAGGTGGGCAAAACGCTGGGAGAGACCGCGTTCATGTGCAGCATCGCGCTGGTCATCGCCATCGTGGCTGGCGGCGCGCTGGGCATTTTGCTCTACGCTTCCAGCACGCACCTGTTCATAAACAGCCCCTTGCTCAACAAGGTGCTGGGCGCGACGGTGAACGTGGTGCGCTCCATCCCGTTTTTGATTCTGCTCATCTTCCTGCTGCCGCTGTCGGCCTTGGTAGTGGGCACCAAAATCGGCACCGAGGCGGTGGTGATCCCCTTGGCCGTCGCGGCGGTGGCCTTCTTCGCGCGGCTGAGCGAGGCGTCGTTGGCCGAAGTCGACAAGGGCATGATCGAGGCCGCGTTCGCCAGCGGAGCCGGCAAGCTGAGAACGATGTTCTGCATCGTGCTGCCGGAAGCGCACGTGCCGCTGGTGAAAGACATTACGATCACCGCCATCTCGCTGCTGGGATTCTCGGCCATGGCAGGTCTTGTGGGAGGCGGAGGCCTGGGCGACCTCGCGTATCGCTACGGCTACCAGCGTTACAACATGGGAATCATGATCGCGTGCATCGCGGTGCTGGTGGTGCTGGTTCAGATCATCCAGGCAGCAGGAGACTGGTACGTCAACCGCATCGAGCGGAGACGCTCGTAA